The Coturnix japonica isolate 7356 chromosome 15, Coturnix japonica 2.1, whole genome shotgun sequence genome segment TGGAGACAAGGCAACAGGATGGTGTTGGGACAATGCTGCGGAGATGGGGAGAGGATACAGAGAGCAGGGGTGGGAGGTGTGGAAGGCAACAGATAGGGACAGGAGCTGGGGACAGGGAATGGAAAAAGGGATAAGAGATTGGGGTCAGGGACAGGGTGGAGGCACCAGGGAGTGGGGTGCAGGGGTTGTGCTGGTATCAGTGCGGAGGAGTGATGCCTGTGTTCCCAGTAGGGCTGTGTGTGTCCCGAGGAAGCAGGGATGCCCTACAGGGCTTGAGGACCcttgggctgggggctgctgtgaTCCCCAAGGATGTGTCTCAACGTGCACCCGCTGCCTCTGGCACAGCCCCATGAGCTCGTCCCTGTGCTGGGTCCCAAGTGGTTGCGGAACACTGTGCCAGCATCATACACGTGTGAGCCTGGACACGTGTGTGCGGTGACGTGTTGATGGGGCACGGATGGAGCCCATTGTCCCTTCAGGCTTCAGCCTTGTCCCCACACTCAGTGCTCTACCAGTGCCAGTGCTGGGCCTTGTCCCTGTCATTTCCCAGCTCCCAGTGGTGGTTCCCAATCACAGCCCAGTCCCAGTGCCTGTCCCTGCACCCAGATCAATCCCCATCCCATGGCTGGTACCAGTGCCTCTCTCTGCGCTTATCTCCATCCAATTCCATACACAGTTTTCAACTACCCATTCACcacctcatccccatcccttccacCTTCTACTTTGTCCTCATCCCAAATCCTTTCCCTTTCAcgttctctttcccttcccaatcccaatccccatCACTGCATCCCACCTTGTGGTTTGTAAGGATCAGAGCAGTTCTGTGCACAGTCAGCACTGAGCCCAGCCCTGTCTAACAGCTCGATTAAAAGCCTAGAAGAAGAGCAGAGTGtcctccacctccacctccaTCTTTCTCTCGGTTCTCACCCCACTCTTCTTCCCCGACCCCAACACCAGGGGCTCATCCCCTATACCTCCCTTCAGACCTCCCCGCCGCCTGGGGGCGCTGTGCGGCGGCTCGGGGCAGCCATGGCGGCGCTGCGTGCCGCTCTGCTGGCTCCGCTGCTGGCTctgagccgggccgggccgggacCGGCAGCCTCGGCCCGCGTGGAAGTGGCGCTGTCGGGACCGGGGGACGCGGCCGGGGATGGAGACGGGACGGCGGCGGGGCACGGCGGATCCTACACGCTGCGCGGGGCCCTGCTGGGGGCGGACGGGGACGGGAACGGGCCGGGCCGAGGGGCAACGAGGGAAGAGGAGATCGGGGGGCGGCTGGTGCTGGTGAGGGGATCGACATGGGGATCGGCATGGGGATTGACATGGGGATTGACATGGGGAGCTGGGGGGTAATGGGACCTGGGGGTGATGGGACCTGGGGGCCTCTGTGTGAGCTCTGGGGTTAGTGGGAGGGTGATGGGAAATGGGGTGTAtgggagcactgctgggggcagtgggggagCGATGGAAACCCTGGAGCACTGTGTGCCCCCCTCACACCTccccagctgccagccctgtccctgctccctgccttgGAGTGCCTGGAGTCCCTGACGTGTCCATGTTGTGCCCGTGTTTCCAGGTGGGCGATGCGGATCcggagctgggtgctgctgacaGCTGGATCGGGGTGGTGCCTGTGGGTGAGGAGCCTGCAGACAGCCCCCGCAGCGCCAAGGAGGAGTCCTTCACTGCTGCCGTGGTCAGCAAGGTGAGCACATGGAGCAGCAGACAGCCCACAGGCACCTTGTGGGGCACTCAGCAGTGATGTGGGCAGCGCTGGCCCGTTGTGCTGAGCCTCCTGTCCCTGCAGATGAAGCGAGCCCTGGTACTGGGGGCCTCAGCCCTGCTCATCCTGGCACTGAACCAGAACGCCATCCGAGAGGTAGGAGAGCCCTGCAGTCCCGCTGTGGCACTCTGGCCGCTCTCCTGCCCCACTCAgagctgttgcttttctgtctggTGCAGCTGGATgtctcccagctccttgctaAGCCCGTCATCGTAATCCAATCCTCGGACAATGTCAccaggctgctgggagcactgctgcGGTGAGTGAGCGTCCTCTTGCAGCACTCTGGTTGTTGCAgtgggcagcagagcacagccagcactgctgtgcgGTGTGGGGAAGCAGAGGGGGCTCACGAGGTGTCTGGCAAGCTCAGCTTGGCATGGGAGCAGGGGGCATGTGTGGTGGCTTCACCTATTGGGAAATGGGCACGGAGCAGGGATGTGACCTCTGTGTAGTTGCTGAGAACTGGGTGGAAAATGTCACTGTCATTTCCTCTGTGTGGCCCTCTGTCCTTGCACACATCTCAGGAGTGGCCTCCCTCAGTGTGGCAGTGCCTGGCAGGATGAGGGCTGCTGGGCGCTGGGGATGCTGCATCCTCCATGTGGCTGATGCTAATTGTGCCTCTTGCTCATAGAGGACTGCGGGCTACAGCGAAGATCACAtaccaggcagtgctgctggagaacCTGGTATGTAAGTCCTCCACCTCCTTTGTTTGGGTATGAGGACAGGGGCACGGCCGTGCCCAGCTGTGGGGATATCTATATGGAGCAGGAGGCAGGTGTGCaagggctgctggagctgctggtgtctctcagtgctgccccttGTGCTGCAGCGTGCTGTTGTGGTGACGGTGTGTCCTGCCTTGCAGGGGGTGACTCTCACCCTGTGGTCCACCTGCGGCCTGTCCCGAGGGGGCCTGTATGGCGAGTGGCAGGGTGTCATCTGCACCGGGGAGAACAGCTCGCAGGTCCAGGTGTGTCAGCAttgcctgcaggcagccctgtggCCACTCCTCAGCATCACCACGGCTGGGGATGAGGCTGGGGGTGAAGCTGGGGTCTCCCATTTGCCCCCTGAGCGCCTGGCGGTGTTGTCCTTGCAGAAgtacctgcagcagctgtggaacaCCATCCTGCTCATCGCTCTGCTCCTCTGCATGGGGGTGATCGTGCAGGCACAGCGGCAGTCACGGCAAGGCCTGTCGGAGCGGGATGCTGAGGTGGGacatggggagggggcagcCAAGGGGACTGGGGCTGTTTGGTTTGGAGGAGGatgaggggagacctcattgctctctgcagcttcctgcaaggaggttgtggcaaggaGGGTTTTCTTTCTCACGTGAAGTGTGATGAGATGTGAGGCAACGACCTCAGcttgcaccaggggaggtttagtttGGATGAGAGGACAAATTAATTCACATACAAGGTGTGGgaagggctgcccagggaggcggcAGTCACTATCTCCTGGAGATATTGAAGGTATGTGGTAGGTATTTAAGAGAGGTGTGGACACAGTGCTTAAGGACGTAGCTGAGTGTTGGAACTGTGGTGTTAGTTGATGGACTTGATGTTCTaatgggtcttttccaaccaacGTGATTCTGTGCTCCAATCATTTCGCCTCACCTCCCGCTCTGTGTCTCCAGCTGGACCTGAAGCAGCACATTCGGCGGCGGCTGTTGGCCCTGAAGACACGGAGGTACAATCCTGGCAGGGCGCTGCGGAGCCGGGCCTGTGAGATCGatagctgtgctgtgtgcctggaCCAGTTCAGCAAGAGCCAGGTCAGACTGGTGGGACTGGTCCCAGTGACGGCTTGGGGCCACGCATGCTAACACCACCCCTTTGCTCTGATCCATGGGGCTGAGCCTTCTCATGCTTTATCAGGGCAGGGGTGTCCCTGTGAGGGGGAGGTGTGGCTGGGGACTGCCCCCCTCTGTGGGCAGGGGGCAGATTGCTGTGCTCCTCGTGGCTCACATGTCCCACctgcttccctccctgcagTGGCTGCGTGTGCTGCCGTGTTCCCATGAGTTTCACCGGGACTGTGTGGACCCTtggctcctcctgcagcagacCTGCCCACTCTGCAAGCATAACATCCTAggtgagagcagctctgggagaTCCTGGCGGGTCCCTACACATCCCGCATCCCAGTTCAATCTCTGGGGAGCGTGTTCATGGAAGGGCAAGGGCTGGGGAGGAAGTGGTGCCAGccacaggctgctctgctcttgtgatcCCTGTGTGACACCCCCCCATCCTTCTCCATTGCAGGGAACTGCTGTGGAGAGAGTTAGTTGGCTCAATGGACGCACTCCGGGGACAGACGGACCCATGGCTGCTCTGGGAAGAGCTGGGGAAGGACAGGGCAGTGTGGGGTGAGCTGTGCTTGGAGCTGGAGCAGGCTCAGCACGGCTCTGCCCTTTGCAGCACCAGGCAGTGCCTGGCCCTTAGGAGAGTGAAGACTTTGGGGGGTTCTCTCTGCTTGGCGTGAGTAGAGGGGCCAGGGGCATGGCTGGGCATTAGCCAaatggctggggctgggggctgggtgCCAGGGAAAGCACTCATGGGTTTAACTGGGGAGGGGCCACTAAGGCTGTTGGCAGAGTCTGCAGGCACTGAAGGGAAGAGCGCAGGCTTGGCTGTTCCCTCTCCCTGCTCATCATTTTTTCTAAGTCTTTTCTATTTGCCTGTGGCTGGGAGCCTGCCTGCACCTGGGACTCTGCCACAGCTGAGGGTgggtgggggtgtgggggggaggaCGAACCACCTTATTTATACTAACTTATTAGAAAGGACAGTACGAGTTAGTTGAACACAGAGTGCTTGTGGACTCGCTGTGAGCCTGCAAGGGCTCTTGTTCCATgtggcagctggagctgcagcactaCTTGTGGCAGACACTATTAAATACAGAGCTCAGAGAGGCTGCTGTGTCTTGTGTTTCATAGTTCTTGGCCTTGCTGACCACTTTTCCTTGCTGCAAGAGCACTCTCTAGGCTGCAGCTCATGCTGGCAAGTTAAGCCTGTGAGTTCTCTTCAAAGCAGCGTAGCTGCCTCCTGGGAACAGTTCCCTGGCTTGAGCTGAGCCAGGCTGTGCTTAGGCATTGTGTGGGTGCTTCTGAGTTGGTCAGGATCAGAGCTGAGCCAAGgattgctgcagcagctgagctgtgggcagTGAACTCCAGTACCCAGGAATGCcgccagccctgctctgctcattATTCAGAGCCATCTCTGCGTGCTGAAAATTTCCCCCCAGGCCTCCTTGCCTGAATGCTGGTCCCCTCACTGCCAGCAGTGTTTGTACCTGGCCCACTCCAGTCACCATTGCTATACAGTGGcttctggggctgctgtgctgtgggagacAGGAAGGGTCCACGCCAGCCCAACTCATGCACTCCACTGCCTTGTGCTTCACAACATTGCTCAACAGAGGGCCAGCAGGGGAAGCTGAGCAGACAGGTTTATTGCAGCCACCATCCTGTAGCAAACAAGGTGTAGCaacagctgctggctggcagcctcagctttctttcagcctcccagctgctgcagaaccaCTGCCCACAAGTGTTACACCCACTCAGCAACACCATTCCTCGGGTGTGGAACAACAGGAAGGCAGACCGAGTTTCCCAAGGGAACATACCTTCATGTTTGCAACAGGTAACGAGGTCCTGCAGGGAAAAGGGAGTAGCTGCATGCTGCTCATTAATGCTTCACCTCTGTCTCAGTCTCCAGAGCATCTATTTGCGGTGCGAGAAGTGATGTGCTCTGGGTGCACTGCTGCTCCCTCTGGGCTTGTGGGGAGCCAGCACCAGTCCCTCCGCTGGCAGCGTGATGCAGGCTCTGGCCTCACGTGCAGGTTCTGTTGGGAGCAGCTTATGTTGCTGGCTGCCCACAGGTCGCTGCCGGGCCTTGCTGGTGGCTCTGTACAATCCTTTGCCATCTCCGCTGCCTTGGCTGCTCGGAGGACTGTGGAGGGGAGAAGTGGAAGAGGTTGAAGGGGAGTAAGAGGTGGAAGCCCCCCAGTGCTGTCCTCTCTGCTCCCActcaccctgcagcctcccctTCACGCTGACTGCTGAGCTGAGTCCACTGCTGGGTCTGTGGGATGTGCTGGGGAAAAGAGAGGAGGTGAAACTCCTGTGTTTGGCTCCATGATTGCTTATCTTGGCTTCTGCTGTGGGTGGATTTCACTGCTGAGCAGGTAGTGATGAAACGGAAGCACAAAAGCTATGGGGCTGTTGTAAGGAAGCTGGGAACCAGCCCCAGGCACCTCAGCAAAGCAGCCTACTGCTGCTGGTTCAACCAGACCGACCTCTGGTGGGACACCACAGAACCATGGAGCTGGGCTTTGTCCTGCTCAGCCCCATGAGGAGCAGATTGGGAGCCCCAGGTAATGCTGCACAAGGAGCACCACAGCCTTCCACTCCTGGGAACCTTTTCTCTTTTACCTCCTGTAAGGGTACGGCCACGGAACTGATCCCCAGGGGTTGTGGGACAGGGTTTGCAGGACCCTGTTTGTGTACCCCGTCCTGCCAGCCCCTCAGCTCACCTGCAGCACgccctgctgagcagctgccttCACTTTGGCCAGCGCAGCCCTGAGCCGCATGttctcctgctccagcacacCAATCCTGATGTGGTTggcctgcagctgcttctccatGTCCTCAGTGACGTTTCCAGTGCCTGCAGATGAAACATGGTGCTTTGTGTCAAGCCTGAGCTCAACACACTACCCAAACCTGCACAgaggtgctggcagcagagcctgTCCCTGCACTCTGGGACCACTTGATCTTCTGTCCTCCCTCTCAAGCAAGGCGGTAACTGCTGGAAATGAACCTTCCTGAACTGGAGAACAACAGGAAGTGGCACCTGGGACCCCAATCTGTCATTTGAAACAGCAAGGACAAATGCAGCCGTGTCCAAGCCCTTGCCCTGCTTTTGTGCCAGATGTGGGACACACAGCACCCACATAAAGAATCAGGTTAAGATGGTAGCGGCTTAGTGCCTCACAGGGACTGAGCCCTTCCTGGCTGCAACTGACTCACGTCAGGAGGACAGACTGTTACACAAGTGACACCAATGTGCCCAGGGCTGACAGGATTTCATGTGAGCTCCAGGAGACCCCAGGCCTGCTGCAGCAAAAGCATGCACTGCTGCCTGTTGCCCCGTCCCTTACTCTCAAACTGCGTCTCAACGGGGATGTGCAGCTCAGGGAAGAACACCAGGAGTTTCTCTCgctccttcagctcctttgcctgctcctccagcccagAAACATTCTCCCGTAGCTCAGAGATGGACTGCTCCAGtctcagcttctcctgctgcaACGtgtccagcagctcctgtgggGCCAGAGCAGATGGGTGAGTTTTGGAAGCACCTTCCCAAACTTCATTACTGTACAGTCTAGGGAAGGCCCATTGGACTACCCAGGGAAAGGTTCCTGTCCTTATGGGATAAGGATATCCCCAAACAGAGGGACAGCATAGTCTTGGCTGTAATGGTCTCTGTGTCTGAAGCACAGACTGCTTCAAGCAGCCATGAAATGAGTCTGAGAGAGAAGGGTCACTACGTGGAAGTAGCCACATGGCAATGTCAAACTAGCTGACAGAGCCACTGTCCTGGGAGAACTGCCCACAGGTGTGGGATGGGGCAGAGGTGGCACCTGGGAGCccagtggcacagctgtgttCTGTCCTGGTTGTTTCCCCTGACAAAGTCTGGGTACCTGCTGCACCCGTAGCTGGTGcatgctctgctccttctgcttctggctctcctgcagctgctctgccatCCTGGCTCTCTCCTCCTCAGCCTCCCCCAAGCTAGCTTGCAGCTCCTCACGCTGCTGGTCCAGGCtgtccagctgctgcagcagggtgcTCTGCTTGGCCTGCAGGGACTGTGCAGAGAGGCGAGCTttccagaggctgctgctgtcctgatGCCAGGGCCATGGAGAAGCAGCACCCATGGTAGTGAGGGGCTGTGGTCAAAACTGGACAGCTCCAAAGAGCTCTGTTCATACCTTCTCATGCCTCAGTGTGCTCTCCACTTTggccttctccttctccagctggGTGGTGACTGCGCTCAGCTCCTGTTCCAGGCTGTCCCGCTGGCTGATGAGCAGCTGtacctcctcctccagctccagcacccGGCTCCTGGCCACCATCGCAGTCTTCAAGTCCTCCAGCAAAGTTTGCTTGGTTGCCTCTGGGGAGGCACAGCAACTGTGGCACAGGCTTGGCAGGAGAGGGGGAAGCTCCCAGGCCAGGAGGTGTCTTTAGCGGCCCTACAGCCTCTGcaagtgctggcagcaggcatTGGTGTCCCAGGGAACCCCAAATCTCAGCCAGCACCAGTACCAACCCACCCTGGTGCTGGATGATGTTTGGGCACTGCaatcatagtctcatagtctcgtgcgggttggaagggaccttagagatcatcgagtccaaccccctggaatttgagcctcctgtgtagcagagcggcacttctaccacttgcgccacaggggggattccaacccagggcctccggtgttgcaacgcggcattcctaccacttgcgaCACCGGGGCACACGATGAGGAGGTTATGTCATCCTTCCATTCCCACTAGGTCTATCCCCAACAGATTCTGGGAAAGCCAGGAGTTACATGGGTGAAAAACATATGCAAGATCAGAGGCAAACTCAGGGAGAGATGTGCCAACTGGATGAGCCCCCCAGGTCCTTACCCAGTTCCTGCACAGCAGCCTGCTTTGTGCCCACTGCTTCCTTTAGGGCAGAGATTTGCTCTTCCAGTAGAGCAGCTCctaaatcaaagcaaaatattactAAACATTAAACAGTTCCTCaaagaaactaaaacaaagaGGCAGCAACTGACTGTGCCAAAGCATTTTTCAGCCAGTAATTGTCCCATGCTGTGATTCAGCAGAGGAGCGAGAGGATGAGGAcaagcagctcccactgctgggAGTAAGCCTCATAGCAGGGAACAGCTGTCAGCATGTGAGATGCTGCAGAGATGGGACACAGAGAGCATGCAGAGCCTGCAGTGGTGGAAAATGAGATGATGGGAatagagaagcagcagaagaatcTGGGAGATAATGAGGGCATCAGGAAAGGCAGTGATGCCAGTGCAGCGGCCTTCATCTactccaggagctgctgtcaaTACACGGGTAAAAGGCAGGTATGGCCAAGTAAACCCATTGCATGGCTTGTCCTCTTGTCTCAGCCATGTAAGACATCAGAAAACTACATAATGACCCTACAGGGAGTGTTTGCTCACCACTGATGCAGGACCTACCAAAACTTGTGGCCAAAGCCCTGCTCATGGTGGTGGTGGAACCAAGATTTGACTACAGGCTGCCTCCTTCTGCAAATACTCCAAACCTGGAAGGGGGTGCAGGGGACAGCACTGTACCTCTCCGTAGGTCATCCTTGTCCTGCTCTAGCCTGGCTACAGCCTCCAAACGctctttgttctttgcttccaggctctgctcagcctctttcctctgctgtgcttGGGTCTCCTTCTCCACCTGAAGCAGCCGAGCAAAGTCCTCCAcctgtttctgcagctcatccttctccttctttgACTCTGCCAGCTCAGACTTCAGAGGGTtgacctgctccagcagcgTGTGGAGGTGTGTGCTGATGTGTGAGAGgtctttgctttgctctgagaTCCAATAGCTCACATCAGTTGCAGAGAGGGTCCTTCTCCCCTCAGTGCCCTCCAGGGCACTGCTCAGAGCCGAGGGGATGTTCTGGCTCTGGCAGATGCTGATGATGGCTTTGCTGACCTCTTGAAGGCCAGCCTGGGCGCTAGCACAGCTGTCACAGGGTGCTGGAGGCTCTGCTGTCTGCGTGGAGATGCTGCGACTGCGCTCaacagggctgcaggcagagctgggctgggagctgcctgcgGTGTTGCTGACAACCTGCcacagggagctgggctgggcagcACCTGAGGGTGTGCTTGGCTCTGAAGAAGATTCCTTTGCAGTTCTCTCAGCCTCAGGGGTGGATTGTAGTGCAGCAATATCCTTCCTGCAAGTCTTCTTCTGATGAAA includes the following:
- the RNF215 gene encoding RING finger protein 215, coding for MAALRAALLAPLLALSRAGPGPAASARVEVALSGPGDAAGDGDGTAAGHGGSYTLRGALLGADGDGNGPGRGATREEEIGGRLVLVGDADPELGAADSWIGVVPVGEEPADSPRSAKEESFTAAVVSKMKRALVLGASALLILALNQNAIRELDVSQLLAKPVIVIQSSDNVTRLLGALLRGLRATAKITYQAVLLENLGVTLTLWSTCGLSRGGLYGEWQGVICTGENSSQVQKYLQQLWNTILLIALLLCMGVIVQAQRQSRQGLSERDAELDLKQHIRRRLLALKTRRYNPGRALRSRACEIDSCAVCLDQFSKSQWLRVLPCSHEFHRDCVDPWLLLQQTCPLCKHNILGNCCGES
- the CCDC157 gene encoding LOW QUALITY PROTEIN: coiled-coil domain-containing protein 157 (The sequence of the model RefSeq protein was modified relative to this genomic sequence to represent the inferred CDS: substituted 1 base at 1 genomic stop codon), whose amino-acid sequence is MTAAAAASELHRLCRKPAQXANCAPSGGSGTMHVGRADGEEKKTCRKDIAALQSTPEAERTAKESSSEPSTPSGAAQPSSLWQVVSNTAGSSQPSSACSPVERSRSISTQTAEPPAPCDSCASAQAGLQEVSKAIISICQSQNIPSALSSALEGTEGRRTLSATDVSYWISEQSKDLSHISTHLHTLLEQVNPLKSELAESKKEKDELQKQVEDFARLLQVEKETQAQQRKEAEQSLEAKNKERLEAVARLEQDKDDLRRGAALLEEQISALKEAVGTKQAAVQELEATKQTLLEDLKTAMVARSRVLELEEEVQLLISQRDSLEQELSAVTTQLEKEKAKVESTLRHEKSLQAKQSTLLQQLDSLDQQREELQASLGEAEEERARMAEQLQESQKQKEQSMHQLRVQQELLDTLQQEKLRLEQSISELRENVSGLEEQAKELKEREKLLVFFPELHIPVETQFESTGNVTEDMEKQLQANHIRIGVLEQENMRLRAALAKVKAAAQQGVLQHIPQTQQWTQLSSQREGEAAGPPSSQGSGDGKGLYRATSKARQRPVGSQQHKLLPTEPAREARACITLPAEGLVLAPHKPRGSSSAPRAHHFSHRK